A region from the Triticum urartu cultivar G1812 chromosome 1, Tu2.1, whole genome shotgun sequence genome encodes:
- the LOC125537119 gene encoding Bowman-Birk type trypsin inhibitor-like: MRPQVLLAALAIVVVLAATLPLTNGQGATPSASPCCNNCGTCTKSIPPRCTCMDASPSGCNPSCKTCDKTTVAGRDSFQCKDRVANFCQRSCASAA; this comes from the exons ATGAGGCCACAGGTGCTGCTCGCCGCGCTGGCCATCGTCGTCGTCCTCGCAGCAACTCTGCCCCTTACCAACGGCCAAG GTGCGACCCCAAGCGCGTCGCCGTGCTGCAACAACTGCGGCACCTGCACCAAGTCCATCCCGCCCAGGTGCACGTGCATGGACGCGTCGCCCAGCGGCTGCAACCCGTCCTGCAAGACCTGCGACAAGACCACCGTCGCCGGCCGTGACAGCTTCCAGTGCAAGGACCGCGTCGCCAACTTCTGCCAGCGCAGCTGCGCCTCTGCGGCGTGA